The following are encoded in a window of Amycolatopsis lexingtonensis genomic DNA:
- a CDS encoding SDR family oxidoreductase has translation MTRPEAADVLVVGAGPAGLLLAHDLSAAGVAVTVLEQRTAPHTESRASTLHARTMELFAERGLLDELGPPSRGGAGHFGGLGLDLAEADPAHPYAGQWKAPQTEVEAVLARRAVARGADLRRGHRVTALTEHGTHVEVTAIGPAGPVRWRAAFVAGCDGEDSTVRRLAGIGFPGHDAQRELLRADVRGIDVPDRRFERRPAGLAIASRGPDGTTRLMVHEYGRAPRTSPGEPGFAEFAEVWRHVTGEDVSHGEALWVNAFGDVRRQAERYRAGRIVLAGDAAHAQLPVGGQAINLGLQDAAELAPRLAAQFTGEPDEALLAGYHDVRHAVGRRALAGIEAQANLLLGGPEVEALREVVGELLELGPVRRHLAAAISSLDTPRPAARPGAGPTTPRRTEMAQLSGKTALVTGSSRGIGRATAERLARAGALVAVHYAENEAAAAEVVAAIEGDGGRAFAVGADLAAPGGVHELFLALELGLKERTGSTDLDILVNNAGVMGGVAPEDITPEQFDRLYAVNAKAPFFLVQRALRNLPDGGRIVNISSGLTRFANPQEVAYAMTKGAVDQLTLHFAKHLGPRGITVNSVGPGITDNGSPVFRNAEAVAQMASLSAFGRVGETDDVAAVVEFLAGPGARWITGSYVDASGGTLLGG, from the coding sequence GTGACCCGCCCCGAGGCCGCCGACGTCCTCGTCGTCGGCGCCGGCCCGGCCGGTTTGCTGCTGGCGCACGACTTGAGCGCCGCCGGCGTCGCGGTGACCGTGCTGGAGCAGCGGACCGCGCCGCACACCGAGTCCCGCGCGTCGACGCTGCACGCCCGCACGATGGAGCTGTTCGCCGAACGCGGGCTGCTCGACGAGCTGGGACCGCCATCGCGCGGCGGGGCGGGCCACTTCGGCGGGCTCGGGCTCGACCTGGCCGAGGCCGATCCGGCACACCCTTATGCGGGGCAGTGGAAAGCGCCGCAGACCGAGGTCGAAGCCGTGCTCGCCCGGCGGGCGGTGGCCCGCGGCGCGGACCTGCGCCGCGGGCACCGGGTCACCGCGCTGACCGAGCACGGGACCCACGTCGAGGTGACCGCGATCGGCCCGGCCGGGCCGGTCCGGTGGCGGGCGGCCTTCGTCGCCGGCTGCGACGGCGAGGACAGCACCGTGCGCCGGCTGGCCGGCATCGGTTTCCCCGGCCACGACGCCCAGCGGGAGCTGCTGCGGGCCGACGTCCGCGGGATCGACGTGCCGGACCGGCGCTTCGAACGGCGGCCCGCCGGGCTCGCGATCGCCTCGCGCGGGCCGGACGGGACGACCCGGCTCATGGTCCACGAGTACGGCCGCGCCCCGCGCACGTCGCCGGGGGAGCCCGGGTTCGCCGAGTTCGCCGAGGTGTGGCGCCACGTCACCGGCGAGGACGTCTCGCACGGCGAAGCCTTGTGGGTCAACGCTTTCGGGGACGTCCGGCGGCAGGCGGAGCGGTACCGCGCGGGCCGGATCGTGCTGGCGGGCGACGCGGCCCACGCGCAGCTCCCGGTCGGCGGCCAGGCGATCAACCTCGGCCTCCAGGACGCCGCGGAGCTGGCCCCGCGGCTGGCGGCCCAGTTCACCGGCGAGCCCGATGAAGCGCTGCTGGCGGGCTACCACGACGTCCGGCACGCGGTCGGGCGGCGCGCGCTCGCCGGCATCGAAGCACAGGCGAACCTGCTGCTCGGCGGCCCGGAGGTCGAGGCGCTGCGCGAAGTGGTCGGGGAGCTGCTCGAGCTCGGGCCGGTGCGCCGGCACCTCGCCGCGGCGATCAGCTCGCTCGACACCCCACGCCCGGCCGCGCGCCCCGGCGCCGGCCCCACCACCCCCAGGAGGACGGAAATGGCTCAGCTGAGCGGAAAGACCGCGCTGGTCACCGGGTCGAGCCGCGGCATCGGCCGCGCGACCGCCGAGCGCCTCGCCCGTGCCGGCGCGCTCGTCGCCGTGCACTACGCGGAAAACGAGGCCGCGGCCGCCGAGGTCGTGGCGGCCATCGAGGGCGACGGCGGGCGCGCGTTCGCGGTGGGCGCCGACCTGGCCGCGCCCGGCGGCGTCCACGAACTGTTCCTCGCGCTCGAACTCGGGCTCAAGGAGCGCACCGGGAGTACCGACCTCGACATCCTGGTCAACAACGCCGGCGTGATGGGCGGGGTGGCCCCGGAGGACATCACGCCCGAGCAGTTCGACCGGCTCTACGCGGTCAACGCCAAGGCGCCGTTCTTCCTCGTCCAGCGCGCGCTGCGGAACCTGCCCGACGGCGGCCGGATCGTGAACATCTCGTCGGGCCTGACCCGCTTCGCGAACCCGCAGGAGGTCGCGTACGCGATGACCAAGGGCGCGGTCGACCAGCTGACCCTGCACTTCGCCAAGCACCTCGGCCCGCGCGGGATCACCGTGAACAGCGTCGGGCCGGGCATCACCGACAACGGGTCGCCGGTCTTCCGCAACGCCGAAGCCGTCGCGCAGATGGCGTCGCTCTCGGCGTTCGGCCGGGTGGGGGAGACCGACGACGTCGCCGCCGTCGTCGAGTTCCTCGCCGGCCCCGGCGCCCGCTGGATCACCGGGTCCTATGTGGACGCCAGCGGCGGTACCCTGCTGGGCGGCTGA
- a CDS encoding aromatase/cyclase, which produces MREAEHEILVDAPADEVYRLVAEVANWPRIFPPTVFVDHVERGEGTERIRIWATANGEPKNWTSRRELDPAARRISFHQEVSTPPVAEMSGTWIVEPVSAATAKVRLLHAYRAVGDDPGGLAWIDRAVDTNSRSELAALKHNVELVTNPELTFSFTDTVRIDAPAKDVYDFVDQAALWAERLPHVSSVDLREPSPGLQVLRMDTRAKDGSVHTTESVRVCFPHHRIVYKQTTLPALMTLHTGRWDFAEEPGGGTTASSEHTVVLNTANIAKVLGDGAGVAEAREFVRTALSTNSRATLGFAKDHAEARP; this is translated from the coding sequence ATGCGCGAAGCGGAACACGAGATCCTGGTCGACGCGCCCGCGGACGAGGTCTACCGGCTCGTCGCGGAAGTGGCGAACTGGCCGCGGATCTTCCCGCCGACGGTCTTCGTCGACCACGTCGAGCGGGGCGAGGGCACCGAGCGGATCCGGATCTGGGCGACCGCCAACGGCGAGCCCAAGAACTGGACCTCGCGCCGCGAACTCGACCCGGCGGCCCGGCGGATCTCCTTCCACCAAGAGGTTTCCACGCCGCCGGTCGCCGAGATGAGCGGCACGTGGATCGTCGAACCGGTGTCGGCGGCGACGGCGAAGGTGCGGCTGCTGCACGCCTACCGCGCGGTCGGCGACGACCCGGGCGGCCTGGCGTGGATCGACCGGGCGGTGGACACCAACAGCCGGTCGGAACTGGCCGCGCTCAAGCACAACGTCGAGCTGGTGACCAACCCCGAGCTGACGTTCTCCTTCACCGACACCGTCCGGATCGACGCCCCGGCCAAGGACGTCTACGACTTCGTCGACCAGGCCGCGCTGTGGGCCGAGCGGCTGCCGCACGTCTCGTCGGTCGACCTGCGCGAGCCGAGCCCCGGCCTGCAGGTGCTGCGGATGGACACCCGCGCGAAGGACGGTTCGGTGCACACCACCGAGTCGGTCCGGGTGTGCTTCCCGCACCACCGGATCGTCTACAAGCAGACCACGCTGCCCGCGCTGATGACGCTGCACACCGGCCGCTGGGACTTCGCCGAGGAGCCCGGTGGCGGCACGACGGCGTCGTCGGAGCACACCGTCGTGCTCAACACGGCGAACATCGCGAAGGTGCTCGGGGACGGCGCGGGGGTCGCCGAGGCCCGCGAGTTCGTCCGGACCGCGCTGAGCACCAACAGCCGGGCCACGCTCGGCTTCGCGAAGGACCACGCGGAAGCGCGGCCGTGA